The following proteins are encoded in a genomic region of Nitratireductor sp. GISD-1A_MAKvit:
- a CDS encoding AIPR family protein, translating to MQVNELEFQNLAQNLLKPYKKRSATESTQFLRWFLENIFRTEVQDADDACVDNKQDKGVDGILVNDTLEVVYVFQAKVRQKADSKVGDTDLKEFSGTLKQFASGATVQALLDGQANAQLKAALLRGGVKAKIEAGYTVEGVFCCNAELNSDGKAYVASAPEISVYDAARIAAEFVDLDASIGIKDKFEFDTSDTEVIEYQTADGVSARIFLANALQLTHMKGIADQTLFSQNVRLALGNTKVNKSLVASIRDKSEHKNFPLYHNGITVLCSAIDETKAERLGIQDYVVVNGAQSLTSLLSSKASITADLRVLVKVVALGDDAQLSEKITHNSNNQNAIKARDQKSNNPIQQRLKKEVAALKYSNFVLEVKQGELNPKKEVLRNEDAGLALLAIDLGEPWTCHQKYKVMDESHAKIFGRSDVAGAKLVFCHLLVESMLGVLDGFDDPVFGHYNLTKFFLAHAVSQIVQGEDAVKDVLTDPRKLFAEGKIDDFVKVFAEIASTTVDDLNAEIGELIEEDKFDHKRDLKSPTWCKTMTGKLVSAYKKDVKRKRVEPIADLFSGYI from the coding sequence ATGCAGGTCAATGAACTAGAGTTTCAAAACTTAGCTCAAAATCTTTTGAAGCCCTACAAAAAGCGCTCAGCCACTGAATCAACGCAATTTCTGCGGTGGTTTCTTGAAAATATTTTTCGTACAGAAGTACAAGATGCAGATGACGCATGTGTCGACAATAAACAGGACAAAGGCGTTGACGGCATTCTCGTAAATGACACCTTGGAGGTCGTATACGTCTTCCAGGCCAAGGTACGTCAGAAGGCCGATTCCAAGGTAGGCGATACTGACCTCAAGGAGTTTTCTGGCACCCTCAAGCAGTTTGCGTCGGGTGCAACAGTTCAAGCTCTGCTGGACGGTCAAGCGAATGCGCAACTAAAGGCAGCGTTGCTCAGAGGGGGAGTAAAAGCGAAAATTGAAGCGGGCTACACTGTGGAGGGGGTATTCTGTTGCAATGCCGAGCTGAATAGCGACGGAAAGGCGTACGTCGCCTCAGCGCCTGAAATCTCTGTGTACGATGCAGCGCGTATTGCCGCAGAGTTTGTCGATTTGGATGCTTCGATTGGCATCAAAGACAAATTTGAGTTTGATACGTCCGATACTGAAGTGATCGAGTATCAGACTGCCGATGGCGTTTCGGCCCGCATATTTCTCGCCAATGCTCTGCAACTAACGCATATGAAGGGAATCGCCGATCAAACGTTGTTCAGCCAGAATGTGCGTCTGGCGCTCGGTAATACAAAGGTTAACAAGTCACTTGTGGCGAGTATTCGCGACAAGAGTGAGCACAAGAACTTTCCACTCTACCACAATGGCATAACAGTCCTGTGTAGTGCCATAGATGAAACCAAAGCGGAGCGTCTCGGTATCCAGGATTACGTCGTGGTAAACGGCGCCCAGAGCCTCACTTCACTACTCAGTTCAAAGGCAAGCATTACGGCTGACTTGCGGGTACTGGTGAAGGTTGTCGCCTTGGGTGACGATGCACAGTTGTCTGAAAAGATTACCCACAATAGCAACAACCAAAACGCGATCAAGGCTCGCGACCAGAAATCCAACAATCCGATACAACAGCGGCTAAAGAAAGAGGTAGCTGCACTCAAATACTCCAACTTTGTGCTTGAGGTGAAGCAGGGTGAGTTAAACCCTAAGAAGGAGGTACTTCGAAACGAAGATGCAGGGTTGGCATTACTGGCGATAGACCTTGGCGAGCCGTGGACATGCCACCAAAAGTACAAGGTCATGGACGAGTCACATGCAAAGATTTTCGGTAGGTCAGATGTTGCAGGCGCGAAACTCGTCTTTTGTCATCTGCTGGTAGAATCGATGCTCGGGGTATTGGATGGCTTCGATGATCCTGTGTTCGGCCACTACAACCTTACAAAGTTTTTTCTGGCACATGCGGTTAGCCAGATCGTACAGGGCGAAGATGCGGTGAAAGATGTTCTGACTGACCCAAGAAAACTGTTTGCCGAGGGTAAGATTGATGACTTTGTAAAGGTCTTCGCGGAGATTGCCTCCACTACCGTTGACGATCTCAACGCAGAAATTGGAGAGCTGATCGAAGAAGACAAATTTGACCACAAACGCGATCTCAAGAGCCCGACATGGTGTAAGACAATGACCGGAAAACTGGTTTCCGCGTACAAGAAGGACGTAAAAAGGAAACGAGTAGAGCCGATCGCTGACCTATTCTCCGGGTACATCTAG
- the ilvC gene encoding ketol-acid reductoisomerase, protein MRVYYDRDADLNLIKSKKVAIIGYGSQGRAHALNLKDSGAKDIAVALRPGSATAKKVEADGLKVMSVAEAAGWADLMMMATPDELQAGIYNSEIAPNIRDGAAIAFAHGLNVHFGLIEPKKTVDVLMVAPKGPGHTVRGEYEKGGGVPCLVAVHQDASGNALDLGLSYACGVGGGRSGIIETTFREECETDLFGEQVVLCGGLVELIRAGFETLVEGGYAPEMAYFECLHEVKLIVDLIYEGGIANMNYSISNTAEWGEYVTGPRIITEETKAEMKRVLHDIQSGRFTTEWMQEWHAGAARFKATRRLNDEHPIEEVGEKLRGMMPWISKNKLVDKEKN, encoded by the coding sequence ATGCGGGTGTATTACGATCGCGATGCCGATCTCAATCTCATCAAGAGCAAGAAGGTCGCCATTATCGGCTATGGCAGCCAGGGCCGCGCGCACGCGCTGAACCTGAAGGATTCGGGCGCCAAGGATATCGCCGTTGCGCTGCGTCCGGGCTCTGCGACCGCCAAGAAGGTCGAGGCCGATGGCCTGAAGGTGATGTCGGTGGCGGAGGCGGCCGGTTGGGCCGACCTGATGATGATGGCCACGCCCGACGAGTTGCAGGCCGGCATCTACAATTCCGAGATCGCGCCGAACATCCGCGACGGTGCGGCCATTGCCTTTGCGCACGGCCTCAACGTGCATTTCGGCCTGATCGAGCCGAAGAAGACCGTCGACGTTCTGATGGTCGCGCCGAAGGGCCCGGGCCACACGGTGCGTGGCGAATACGAGAAGGGCGGCGGCGTGCCGTGCCTTGTCGCCGTTCATCAGGACGCTTCGGGCAATGCGCTGGATCTTGGCCTTTCCTATGCCTGCGGCGTGGGCGGTGGCCGTTCGGGCATCATCGAGACCACGTTCCGCGAAGAGTGCGAGACGGATCTCTTCGGCGAGCAGGTCGTTCTGTGCGGCGGTCTGGTCGAGCTCATCCGCGCCGGCTTCGAAACGCTGGTCGAGGGTGGCTACGCTCCAGAAATGGCCTATTTCGAGTGCCTGCACGAAGTGAAGCTGATCGTCGACCTCATCTATGAGGGCGGCATCGCCAACATGAACTACTCGATCTCCAACACGGCCGAGTGGGGCGAGTATGTGACCGGTCCGCGCATCATCACGGAAGAGACAAAGGCGGAGATGAAGCGCGTTCTGCACGACATCCAGTCGGGCCGTTTCACCACCGAGTGGATGCAGGAGTGGCACGCAGGGGCTGCCCGCTTCAAGGCGACGCGCCGCCTGAACGACGAGCATCCGATCGAGGAAGTTGGCGAGAAGCTGCGCGGCATGATGCCGTGGATCTCCAAGAACAAGCTGGTGGACAAGGAAAAGAACTGA
- a CDS encoding phytanoyl-CoA dioxygenase family protein: MQDIWEETVQDTAIKRDAHPSTSKVATQLKDIEKTLPLRVLSEDDWQHWVTKGYVIVRQAAPRENVERLVELLWAFDEKDPSDPTTWYAPQRREHKMKELNNTGMLEIYNHQYLWDNRMEKRIYDAFVDIWDREDLWVTIDRANLNVPKKNPGNPDGFIHWDADTSLRPLPIGVQGVLSLKKQDGDVGGFQCIPELFEHFDEWVKTQPEDRDPMHPDTTGFKITNIDMEAGDLLIFNSLLAHGVRPNHSKDRVRMAQYISMHPAEYENEEERLERIRLWRERDHPKRDAFPGDPREWEKKNAKTAKLTELGEKLLGLKGWD, from the coding sequence ATGCAGGATATCTGGGAGGAAACCGTGCAGGACACAGCCATCAAGCGCGATGCGCACCCTTCGACCAGCAAGGTCGCCACACAGCTCAAGGACATCGAGAAAACACTTCCGCTGCGCGTGCTTTCTGAAGACGACTGGCAACACTGGGTCACGAAGGGCTACGTGATCGTGCGCCAGGCCGCCCCCCGCGAGAATGTCGAGCGTCTCGTCGAGCTGCTGTGGGCGTTTGACGAGAAAGACCCCAGCGACCCGACCACCTGGTACGCCCCGCAGCGGCGCGAGCACAAGATGAAGGAGCTCAACAACACCGGCATGCTGGAGATCTACAATCACCAGTATCTGTGGGACAATCGCATGGAAAAGCGCATCTACGATGCCTTTGTCGACATCTGGGACCGCGAAGACCTCTGGGTCACCATCGACCGCGCCAATCTGAACGTGCCGAAGAAAAACCCCGGCAATCCCGACGGCTTCATCCACTGGGATGCCGACACATCGCTCCGTCCCCTGCCCATCGGTGTTCAGGGTGTCTTGAGCCTGAAGAAGCAGGATGGCGATGTCGGTGGTTTCCAGTGCATTCCCGAGCTGTTCGAGCATTTTGACGAATGGGTGAAGACCCAGCCCGAAGACCGCGACCCGATGCACCCCGACACGACCGGTTTCAAGATCACCAATATCGATATGGAAGCCGGCGACCTTCTGATCTTCAACTCGCTTCTGGCGCATGGCGTGCGGCCCAATCATTCGAAGGATCGCGTGCGGATGGCGCAATACATCTCCATGCACCCGGCCGAATACGAAAACGAGGAAGAGCGCCTTGAACGCATCCGCCTGTGGCGCGAACGCGACCACCCCAAACGCGACGCCTTCCCCGGCGACCCGCGCGAATGGGAGAAGAAGAACGCGAAGACGGCGAAGCTCACCGAGCTGGGAGAAAAGCTCTTGGGCCTGAAAGGGTGGGATTGA
- a CDS encoding PilZ domain-containing protein has product MISQAQRHSLPGRPVSTERRHEPRDAVARRARLFWNNGACMLPGMVRDLSESGARIRFGDICAVPDEFYVEIEGSDRVRPAAIRWRSLTEIGVAFG; this is encoded by the coding sequence ATGATTTCGCAAGCGCAAAGACACTCACTTCCGGGCCGCCCGGTTTCCACCGAGCGGCGCCACGAGCCGCGCGATGCGGTGGCGCGGCGGGCGCGGCTTTTCTGGAACAATGGCGCATGCATGCTTCCTGGCATGGTGCGCGATCTGAGCGAAAGCGGCGCGCGCATCCGTTTCGGCGATATCTGTGCCGTGCCGGATGAATTTTATGTCGAGATCGAAGGCAGCGACCGCGTGCGCCCCGCCGCGATCCGCTGGCGAAGCCTGACGGAGATCGGCGTGGCATTCGGGTGA